The nucleotide sequence AAACTATGTACTGTATTATTTCATAGCAAGACATGAGCATGATGCTAAATGTTTGTTGTCCACCTTTTAATTTCGTTTCTTACAGTTTATTAACTATTTTTTTAAGAATTGAAGTATGTATTTTTTCCTACTGTTTACCTCACAATATAAAATTAATGAGCACCTTGAACGACAGGAATAACAACCCGAAGCCGAGTACCCAACATACTCGCCTAATGCGAAAAAAGGTTTGTCACGGAGACGTTAAGACCATCGAGGACGGCCACGTGACATCCACAATGCTGTGGCTCGACTCTAAGCCGAGCACTTGATATAACCAGAGCGCATTTTTAGCTGTGCCCGTCTTGGTCCATGATATGCCGTGGGTCTGACTTTTGCCGTGTGCTCTTTACAGTATACTCGGCATAGAGGTGTATAAGCCGAGTAACCGACAAATAACACTTGGCATACGCTGAAACACTTGGCTTGATATGTTCTTCCCTTAGTATTGCTAGTTTACAATGAACTAGCATTATTGCCGAGAGATCAACACTTCATAAGTTAACTAGAGCATATCCAATATACCATATCACTTAATAGTTACACTGTTTCTGTAAAGAAGGATTATAATTTTGGTTTCAAGTCAAAAGGTgaaaactttgaccaagtttataggacCAACTTTCAAGAACTATAATACGAAATAAATATAATTAGACAGGTGATAACTATAAATTATTATATTATATAAATTAAATTTTAGTTATTGATGGGTTTTCCAGCAAACATAATCAAACTATGCACCGTTTGACTTCCTCCAaaatttatagccagagggagtaATAGTAAATGTGTTTGACATCGAAAAATAAGGTAgcctgagacaaggagatcctGGGAGAGGAAAACGAAGGGGTCTTTATTTCTTCTGGATAGCACGTTTGTTTTTCTGTGAAATATGGGATAGCAATTTGGCCCTTCTACCAGATCACTGGTATAGAAACAAATACCTATAGGGGTCTAACTAGCAACGCAAAAGTATGCACTTCATTCTAAATATACTAAATCTAGCCAGGTTTCTTTTTTCTGCTTTTTTTGACTTTTTTCAATCTGTAAAAACCTGACCAATGGGGTGATGACACGCCAATTAGCGGGGGATCTGGTCGTGTAGGCGTTCGGGTGCATCTAGCGATTCAGTAGGGAGGTATACAACATTCCTTTTGCTGTGTCAGTTTGTACGAGTTTGATTTGACCACGTCTGTTGGTTGGAAAAAATCTGCATGTACTAGGTCCGGCTCTTGCGATTTGCTGGCTTTTGTTCGCATGCGGTTGTTGTTCTACGTACGTGTCCTCATTTGGGATATCCATCTTTTAATTTTTGACAGCATAAATTGTCGGTTCTCTCCATCGCTTTTCTCTCCAACTCTCGATTCCCAATGCAGAGCCGCCTTGCCGCCCTCGATCGTGCCCCTCTCGAAGGCCCTGGGAAGAAGGTTCGCGCCAGATCCTGCACCGCCTTTATACCCATATAAAAAGCCCCCTGGCTTCGATGAAGGGCATTCACCGCATCTCCACTGACGCAGTTGTATCTCTATCTTTCTCAATTCTCCACCACTTCTATCAGCACCGATTTGTGGAGAGCGACAGCAGGATGGGCAGGGTGAGGAGGCCAAGCAGCCAGAGTTCGGTGGCAGCATATGTTGGTCGTGCCGTCGAGCCAAGCGCGCCGGAAGTCGGTGACGATGGCGCGGTGGTGCTCAGCGGCGTTGACGACGAGGTAACACATGAGAAGCTCCTCGAGGTCCCGCTACGACGCTCGGACGTTGTCCTTCGCTGCACTATCTCTGCCATGCTCTCCAGGAAGTCCCCCTCTGGGTCCGCCGACTCCATCACCATCACGAGGCTCTCCTGCAGCCAGCGCCGCCTCTGTAGCATGGTGGTCGCCATTGGAGGCTGCTCCTACGCTGGCCTTCTTCCCTTCAACCAGCCGCTCAGCTTGACATGTACCGGCCGTCGCCGTCATGTCCTGTCCGTCGGTGATGCCCTGCAGCTGCTCTTGGCCTCCTCCTCCCAGTCAACCTTCTTTGCCGCACCAGTCGGGCCTGGTGAGGATCGGTCGCAGCTTCAGCCCGTGGAGCCGGCCAGCAGCGGCCCTAGGCTTCGATGGCGGGGTGGATTCCGAGCGCGGGCCACGGTGGTGGCTGGCTTCGTGGTCATGCAAGCTACGACCTCCACCTTGAGCGGCGACAGGAGATGCACGCACTTGCGGCCTACCAAGGTGCGTAGCTCACGGGACCGCATGAACAATTTGCCGTGGACGGTGTCCTCCTTCGTCCTCGCCTCCTCGGTCGGTTCATCCACCGAGCTCATCACTTATACATGCGAGGTTGCGTCCAGTCTCCAGTGCCGCCGCCTTGAGGAGCAGCAGGCCCTCTCACTTTCAGTCTCAGGCGCGAACATCCACGGCGGAGGAAACCAGCTTGCTTGCTGGCGTGCACTGGACGTGATAATGGACGACGCGCAGCCTCGCAGGACGGCGGTGTTTGTGTGACGAAGCCGATGGCGAATGGGCGATGCGCGCCAGCGCGCGACGGCAGCGATTTGAGGGAGGGAGGTTGGATAGGTACTTTCTGAGGACATGCCGTGGATGGGCGGCTCGCCGCCGTGGCCTGCGTGGTGGAGGAGCTCTGGTTGTCCGCAGAAGGACTCGAGACTTAGAGAGTCGAGAGTCGAGAGTCGAGAGACCGCAGACATGGCGTGGAAAGGAGAGTCTAGAGACGATGGCGCATGCAGGAGAGCCGAGGTCGTGTCTGTCCGGGATGCAGAACTCCGGCCGCGACCCTTCGTGAGACCATGAGGTGGTGTTCTCCACCTAAGCTCACCCAACCCGCATGCATCTCGAGCTCGCAGCCGTCACGTCGACCTTGCGCCTATCTTCGGCACCCCGCCGTTTCCGGCCCGTGAGGTCGCCGTAAGGATCAGTTGCCCCCGGTATATCAGCGCGGAAATCCTCACAAAGGGTTCTTCAGCTTCCTGTCGATTCGCCTCCACTTGAACTGCACGACGGTGAGCGCACGACTGTCTTCTCCTCGCTCTCTTGCCGTGCGCCCTGCTGCCGCGCATTCGCTGTGTGCGGCGTGCTTCTTGCTTGCGCGGGCTATTGTGTGCAGGGCTTACGAGCTGCTGCTGCATGTGTGATGTGTGGGCTTGATGCATGCGTGTAGTAGCTAGGTGATGGTCTCACACTGGATCCGTATACGGATGGTGTAGATACACTACCGTATTTCTTAGTAACTGGAGTATATAGCTCTTTGTTTCGTATCAGAAGCAAACTCATGATGGTTCCTGAATATTAGGTGCCATATTGTATTTTTATATAAGTCACCGGATGTTGCTTTGTTTAATTATTTCACTGTTGATCGCACTATTGTACTATTATTTACAGAGAAAGATCAAATGAAAGGAAACACTAGGCTTGTATTATACAATCTAAACCAGTTCTGATACTCTCTAATTTATATTCTATTGTCTGGTTGTATGAGACATTAAATTGCCTATCTTGAAATAGCAGTTGTAGGTTAAGGAGGCTGTAAAAAATGAAGAGTTGATAGAAAGCACCATTTTAATGTTATGTCATTTTTTTATGAACTAGGTATTGATGATCATTTAGAAGATGGGGAGATTACACGGTCTCTGCAAAAAAGTCTGAAAAATTAACATCCTCTTTGTCAGAATGTTCTGTTGGGAGGGGTGTTCTCATATGTCACTCCATCAGTTCAATGACGTTTGGTTGCAGCTACTTTTCCTTTTTTTCCCTTTTAGGCATGATTATCAATATAGTTTTATTTCGATTTAAGATTTTGTAAATGATGTCATTGTCACTCCTAAAACCTTTATGGATGTTCATAGCCATTCTGCATCATTATTTTGTGTCTCTTTTGAAACAAGGCAAGCTTCTGCTCATTCACCTTAATTATTGATGCCTGACATACATTTCCTAACCTTAATTATTGATGCCTGACACACATTATGGATGGTCATCTGTTGTTTTCTTTGCATGTGTGCATTTGAGGAATTGTTGAACAGATTTGCAATATTGTATGGTTTGCCACTACCATCTTTGTTTCCATAAATGTTGCACCAGGCTCATGTACGAGGCTATCAAAAGAAGTGGGTCCACATTCCATGTCATTATTTTCTTCAATTTTTGACCTGAATGTACATTAGAAAATATTTGTCCAGCAATAATTTCGAACCTATCCAGTAAAGGATCCATTATCTCCAGTGTTTGCATATTCGAATTTTCAGTTTTTATTGGATGTGGCCGTAGGATTTGTAATGAATTTCCCAAATTCTATATCTCCTAGGATGCCTTTTCCTCGCAGCCCTTTGAGGAGGATATTTCTCCGGAGAATCATAGGGCAGAAAAGGTGAAAATGATTTGTGTAGTTAACCGCCTAATGGAACTATTAGTATTGTTCTATCCTTCTTATCATGCTCTGCAATTGTTACTGAGAAAATATGACGACACATGAACTATTTCATGCTGAAACGAGTTCCTAATGTATGCAAATTTCTTACTTTCTCATGGATGTTCAtactcttaggaacatatactatGCTCTTTGTGTACACTTCTGCACAATATGGGAGTGATCCTTCATGTTGTAACACTGACTATACTGTTAGCCAGTCAGTTTGTTAAGGTTTTTCAGTCTGTTATTCTTATCGGTTATGTTGTACATCCCTCTACTCTCGTGTACATGTATGTCATTTAGATCTGGGCAATATTTTTCATCATGCAAGTTTCACATCTTCATTCCTCTTCACGTGGAACTCCCACGATTGTTGTCAATCCATGTTTTCACAAAAGATACCGTTCTGCACACTTCACAAGCAGCGTGTAGCTAACCTTATTAAACTCATCGACCTCCTACTAAATACACAAGGGGGCAATGACATCAATAAATAAACTTGACATGTTCTCGAATTCCTGACTTATATACTGCCCAAGGTGATGCAATGTAACCCAATAAAGATTTGACTGTATCACATGTACCCAAACGACATATTAGATTGTATCACATGTGCTCGGAACACCCAGCTACCAATGATCCTACAATCCATATACTGGCCCAACACCAGCACGCAACCAAGTTCAATAATTCGGTCAAGTTATTTACTACATTATCACGGAGGGAAAACCAGAACACTGTAGAACATCTACTCTATCGCTATAAGAAATAAAATCTTCTTTTTTCCTTTATGTATTGCACTCTATTTCCTCAAGTCCACATAGCATCCGTATAGCTCCAAGGTTATGATTAGTTTAGTCCACATAAAAAACAATATACAGAAACAATGCAATGCCGCAGACACAACGAATCCTATTTTAGCACCATCTCCCTTAGGCTAGAACATTCGAGATCGAACAATATCTATAAAAAAGAACCCATTGTACCACAAGCTACACAAATCGTATCATCATCCTTCACATGAATATGTAACACGTGTGCATCGATAACACATGTTTTGAGCTTGATCCACACATCAAACCTCATGTATAAGAACTCGATCCACATATGTCTCATATAACATGCATACACTCCGCTCAAGTTTAAAGGGAAGAGAGCCAAAACTATAGAAAATTCCATTGATCTCATCGATCGAAATAGCCAACCAATATTTTCTCCCTTCCTTTGATCACCATCCCATAAAAAATGAATGCCGAACTAAATGTGCCAATCTCTTTTTCGGAAAAAAATCATCAACATAAGAATATTTACTTActatacaacaacatatatcactgCCAATAAGtaaggcgcggcgtgccgccgcgcgggtaTCAGCTAGTATGTCTCAATATAAGAAAACATATTTGATTTCAGATTTAGTGATACTAGTATGTGGTTGCCTATGTTTTTTCGGATATGTTGATACTTTTTTGTAAATTATGTTGGAAAAAATAAATTTATTACTAAGAACAACGAAAAATGCACCAGTTTTTACAGTTTATATGGCTAGGTGTGACACAGAAACAACATACTGATGCAAAATGAGAGATTCCTTATTCAGCCCTACATGAAAATATGCTTCCCTATTTGTTCATGGAAAACCTGTTTGGCACTCAGTCTTAATTTTGCTACTAAGAGGACATTTGCATCAATTTCGCTACTAACCTTGTTATGTGAGACCAGGCAGTTTTGCCGTTGGTATGCATGTTATTAAATTTCTTAAGAGTATAGACAGGAATGTATAATACAgtaagggagggagggagggagggagggagacggCACTGTACACCCTtgccaagtgaagaacatttttaTCCTTGACCAAATAGGAAATTCTCTTATGTAAAAATCATAAGTGAAATGGTATAATTTTGTAAAATTCGGACCAGATCATATAAAATAAGCAAAAAAGTAATAGATATATATTTGAAAAGCATCATTCTAGTAATCATTGTTCTTTACAAATCACCGTTTATTCAATCCATAGCATGTTATTGCAATGCCTATGAGCATAAAAGTCATTCTACAAATAACTCCATGACTCTTGCCGGCACCGGGGCCAGATAATCGAATTAACCGACTGCAGGGACCGCTGCGATGAGGCCAGTTTGCTCATCGAAGAAGACAGCAACGCGCTCGGCATGAAACCCCGGTGGGCTCACGGTGGTGCCAACCTGCAGCAGCACGATCTGGAGGTCAGGCCTGTCGTGGTTGATGATCACCAACCCGGGATTGGTCTGCGTGCCCACCAGCTCGGGCCAGGATGTCTTGCCGGCGCTcattgtgctgctactgctgctacaaGATGAGATGAAGACTCCTGGATTTAGAGCCATAGACCTCTCGTTCTGGAGCATATTTATAGGGATGTTATGTGGTAGGCTTTATTTACCATATAAAATATGGCGGCCCATGATAGGCTTCGATTTTACCACCATCTTTGTTTAGTTTGCCGATTGTTTCCATGACTCCAAAATATCTACACGAGCATACTGTCCAGGCACTTAAGATAAAATAATACCTGGTTGACATGTTCAATCAGGCTTAACTTGTGCCACTACATGCAAATCTAGGATGGGCCGTTACAGGCCATTGATCTAGACACATTATCACTCCGTCTTTGTATCCACCAACGGATTTGTATTATACAAAATATTATAGTCACTAGTTAGGTGTACTTCTTGGAGATATCCTCAAATGCATCTAGAAGGAACAAACATATATAGTCGAAGTTTATGCTTATAGTATATTTTTGCACAGAGATTGCAGAGAACTTTGATGCTCTAAAACTTTGATGCGTACATCCTCTCAATGTTCAAACAACAGTGCCCACACAAAAAATTCAAACAACAGAACTGCAACATTAGAGATTATTCATCTCTCCACATGTAAACATGTAATATTTCATCACGAGTTGGTTGTGTCGCCTCCCCATCTCTCTCTTCCTCCCGGTCTAACACGCACACGTGCACGCGCGCGCgcgtacacacacacacagagacctGCGCACACGCACACAACAAAAAATGTCATCTCCACTTTACATGATATACTATACCCAAATGAAGTGCATATGCTAATTAATGGCTGATCGCTCTATGCAGTTTAGGCTTGTCACAAGAAACGCTTATAAACGAATGTGATGTGTACGCGTGTCAAATAGGCATATTGTCATGCCCACCTGATTGAGCTACATTCACAAAACAACGGGCCATACTTGCAAAACAGGCTGaagtaaataaaagaaaatccACGGGCGCGATGCTTGGGCGGGTGAGTATGATATGTGCATTCAAACAAGGGGCAATGCCCTGTTGGCCGTGGGTGATCTTTTTCTAGGCGTTGCTTCAATTTTGGCTCATATTTCTTATATACTCCATTTGTAAGTCGTTGATCGATAACAAAGAAGCCGTTTGACAATGCCACAGGAATAAGACCAAAATGGTTGCTGGATTTCAGGGCGTCCAATGTCTGCTAAGCATACATTCCCCATGTTCAACGCCCCCTATGTACCCTCCGTTGATTCAAGCCTACGCATGAACAAGCCTATGTAGTAGCACGTCAATATATATGTATATGCATGCATCGATCAACACAAAGTCAGTGACGTGCAAGTGAAAAAGTAGAAGCAGTGACAGGGTCAACCGTTGCCTAGCTAATTAAGTAGCTAGCTCAAGCCAAGCTGCATGCTACTGTACTTACTTAACTCGGTAGTTACAGTTCATCACCAATCAGCTAGAGATCGACACCATGGGGAAGCCGCAGCCGAGATCGGCCATGGTGAAACCGTGGGGCATCCTCTCCCGGTTCCTCCTCTTCTCTGTAGCTTTCATGCTCGGCATGGCGTCCACCTTCCTCCTCCAGTCACTACTCCCCACCACTGGTACCGTGATCTGGCTTGCCTCTGCTGACCTCTCTGCGGCACCTACTTCTGCACCTCCGGGGCTGGTCCTGGGGCCGCCTCTCCCGCAGGAGCTCGGGGACGGCGATAAAAAAGagagtggcggcggtggtggagacgAAAGCGGGGGCATGGTGATGCTGCACAACATGACGGACGACCAGCTGCTGCTGCGGGCGTCTATGGCTCCGAGGATCAAAGGGATCAGCTTGCTGGTGCCTCCCGCGCCTAAGGTGGCGTTCATGTTCCTCGTGCGTGGTGAGCTGCCATTGGCGCCGTTGTGGGAGAGGTTCTTCCATGGGCACACTGCACTGTTCTCGGTGTACGTGCACCCTGACCCTACATACCTCAGCTCACCGGAGAAGGGGTCGGTCTTCTACGGCCGCCGTGTGCCCAGCAAGGTGAGCTATCTGCCTATGTACACCCATCGCCTAGCTACACTATCTGCAAGGTGAGCTACAGAGCCCTTCCTAAGCTTGCGAGCTAGGACCTTTTTGTAATATTGTCCGTCCCTAAGTGCAACCCTTAGCTATACCATCCAAAATGTCATTCAAATCTTTCTACGAAATAACTATATTACATGGAAGTTTCCCTTTTTCGTTTCTCTCAAAAGTGAGAGCATAGGGACTTCAAAAGTTTCCACATCAACAAAGCTATAGATGGGCAATCTGTTATTAGAAAACTTTCATATTTTTGTGTGCACCATTAGTACTTTAAATAATACTAgcttaataaaaaaatatttttatttatttatgtggGACGAAAAAATATCTAATTTACTTTTCATGCATTATAACTCTAATGTTTTGTTGACCCAAGAAGTTTAAAGTCCATGTTTCATTTGGGAACTCAGCAAAGTTGCCAATTCCAGTAGTGATGGGATGTACTATGTACGTATGCATAGGTTCAATCGCATCTTTTATGCAGCCTTTTTATTAACTAGTACTTTAATGCCGCTTATATTTCTGGTTTACTGAGACTTTAATTTGTAAGTAAACAGGATGATGCTCCCAGTTTTTTGTTACGAAAAGGCAAAGACCATATATTTTAAATAGAACAAACCCTTATAAAAACACTCTTACAGAAAATGAAAAATACATCCAAATCCTTGGGGGTGCCGATGTATTTTTCCTCCTACATCCAACAACGGCGTGCGAGGAGCAAAGCTTGTTGCCGCTCTAGACCTCATCTCAGCGGAGCAAACTTGTTTAAACCCAGGAGTTTGTAGAAGAAGCGGCCGAGAAGTCCTCGATGTGGACCGGAACACGCAGGTGGCCATGATATATGTAGCAATCACCACGGAGAAGAAACGACTAAGAGGGCATGTAGAGGATGATCTCAGTTGGATCCATTCAAACACTTTAGTGTTTTGAAAGTGGACTTTCTAAACCCTGGTTTAGGTGCATACCCTACCCATTTTGTCCAGCTTTGAATCAAGATCTTAATAACTCACATTTTTTTCGCGCAGCATAAACATATAAAATGAGATTTTTCTCGGATTGGCTATATCATTTTATGTATATATGTTGCACAAAAAATATTGTTTTCGTATAGTTTAGGTGGAATGAACTGTTGATCTGCAAATGTTCAATTTATGCATTGTATTTATTTGGACAAATAAAAAAGACAAAGTTGTGTTAGATAGCAGTGCAGGTGCACCCATCTAAAATGACGCATTTTCCAAATCTATATGGATACAAAAGGATGCAGTTTAATTGCTTATTGTGATCTACAGGAAGCTCGTTGGGGGAAGTCTAGCATAGTCGAGGCCGAGCGTCGTCTCCTCGCAAGTGCTCTCCTCGATGCCATGAACCAACACTTCGTCCTACTCTCTGAGACATGTGTCCCTCTCTACAACTTCACCACGGTCTACTTCTACCTCACGCAATACGCTGGTGCTACCTCCTTCGTCGACCACTTCGATACACAACGTTCTCGTGGCCGCTATAGACCTGCCATGGCGCCCACCGTCACGCTCGCTAATTGGCGCAAGGGCTCCCAGTGGTTCGCGACTGACCGGGGTCTCGCGCTTGAGGTCATCAGCGACGTGACCTACTTCCCGGTTTTCCAACGCCACAGCAATGGCCCCTGCATCATGGACGAGCACTACCTGCCGACATTTATCGCCGCCTCAAAGTGGCATGGGAATGCAAACCGTACACTCACGTTTACCCAGTGGACAAGGGGGCCTCATCCTGATAGCTACAATGACGTAAGTGTCGACCTGCTTCAGGGGATGAGGAACCATGGGAACTGCAGCGACGGTGGCGGGACCACATCGCTTTGCTACCTCTTTGCAAGGAAGTTCCCATCGGGCGCGTTGCCGGAGCTACTCAGGCTGGCGCCCAGAGTCATGCGGTTTGGGTGAGAGCAAGTAATGAAAACTAGCTAATACCCTGCGCGTTGCTGCGGAAATTTATAATATTAATTTTTTCGAGAATAAAATTAAAGAATAATAGATCTCTACATTCTCGTCACATATGAACTGTAGCTGTGGTGGAGCCAACATCCAAACAATGTGTACATAGTCTCTAAGGTTTAtttcctctgttccaaaataagtgtcgtggttttagtttaaaacggagggagtgtaATTTTACTCATGTTTATATA is from Triticum aestivum cultivar Chinese Spring chromosome 1B, IWGSC CS RefSeq v2.1, whole genome shotgun sequence and encodes:
- the LOC123075784 gene encoding glycosyltransferase BC10-like; its protein translation is MGKPQPRSAMVKPWGILSRFLLFSVAFMLGMASTFLLQSLLPTTGTVIWLASADLSAAPTSAPPGLVLGPPLPQELGDGDKKESGGGGGDESGGMVMLHNMTDDQLLLRASMAPRIKGISLLVPPAPKVAFMFLVRGELPLAPLWERFFHGHTALFSVYVHPDPTYLSSPEKGSVFYGRRVPSKEARWGKSSIVEAERRLLASALLDAMNQHFVLLSETCVPLYNFTTVYFYLTQYAGATSFVDHFDTQRSRGRYRPAMAPTVTLANWRKGSQWFATDRGLALEVISDVTYFPVFQRHSNGPCIMDEHYLPTFIAASKWHGNANRTLTFTQWTRGPHPDSYNDVSVDLLQGMRNHGNCSDGGGTTSLCYLFARKFPSGALPELLRLAPRVMRFG